Proteins encoded within one genomic window of Pseudomonas cannabina:
- a CDS encoding GNAT family N-acetyltransferase, with product MSDTLLDWQAATLPTTTTLTGRFIRLEKLDAARHADDLWAVLQGPNADPKLWNYLPYGPFIERSAFDAWLTGHQAASDPWFYTVVDQQTGNAEGVISLMSIVAAHGRIEIGHVTFSAAMQRTPKGTEAIYLLAKEAFALGYRRLEWKCNANNTRSKRAAERFGFSYEGTFRQHMVVKGQSRDTAWYSMLDSEWPELRKAFERWLAVDNFADGQQIKGLEAFR from the coding sequence ATGTCTGACACTCTGCTGGACTGGCAAGCCGCCACATTGCCGACAACCACCACACTGACCGGTCGCTTCATTCGTCTGGAAAAACTGGATGCCGCGCGTCACGCCGATGATTTGTGGGCTGTGCTTCAGGGCCCGAATGCTGATCCGAAGCTCTGGAATTATCTGCCTTACGGCCCTTTTATCGAACGTAGCGCGTTCGATGCGTGGCTGACCGGGCATCAAGCCGCCTCCGACCCTTGGTTTTACACAGTCGTCGATCAACAGACCGGCAACGCCGAAGGCGTCATCAGCCTGATGTCGATCGTCGCGGCCCATGGCCGGATCGAGATTGGCCACGTGACATTCAGCGCCGCCATGCAACGCACGCCTAAAGGCACAGAAGCCATTTACCTGCTGGCGAAAGAAGCCTTCGCACTGGGCTATCGCCGCCTGGAATGGAAATGCAACGCCAACAACACCCGCTCGAAACGCGCTGCCGAGCGATTCGGTTTCAGCTACGAAGGCACCTTCCGCCAGCATATGGTGGTCAAGGGCCAGAGCAGAGACACCGCGTGGTACTCGATGCTCGACAGCGAATGGCCTGAATTGCGCAAGGCGTTTGAACGCTGGCTGGCTGTGGATAACTTCGCGGATGGGCAGCAGATCAAAGGGCTTGAAGCGTTTCGATGA
- a CDS encoding GNAT family N-acetyltransferase, whose product MTCADIRPVTADDQHAWLPLWLAYLDFYKTELAAGVSEMTWQRLIDPNEPTHSALAWRDGKAVGMVNFIYHRSNWSINNACYLQDLIVDPEQRGTGIGRQLIEFVYAAAKADGCDKVHWLTHETNATAIQLYERIAERPGLIQFRKAL is encoded by the coding sequence ATGACTTGTGCCGACATCCGCCCCGTCACTGCCGACGACCAGCACGCCTGGTTACCGCTATGGCTGGCCTACCTTGATTTCTACAAGACCGAACTGGCCGCAGGCGTGAGTGAAATGACCTGGCAACGCCTGATCGACCCGAACGAGCCGACTCATTCGGCGCTCGCCTGGCGGGATGGCAAAGCGGTGGGCATGGTGAACTTCATTTACCATCGCTCGAACTGGAGCATCAACAATGCCTGTTACCTGCAAGACCTGATCGTCGACCCCGAGCAACGCGGGACCGGTATCGGCCGCCAACTGATCGAATTTGTCTACGCCGCTGCCAAGGCTGATGGCTGCGACAAAGTGCATTGGCTGACGCATGAAACCAACGCCACCGCCATTCAGCTTTACGAGCGGATTGCCGAGCGACCGGGCCTCATCCAATTTCGTAAAGCGCTCTGA
- a CDS encoding FMN-binding negative transcriptional regulator: MYTPAAFKDNDTPRLHEQIEQTRLAILVTHGEDGLQATHLPLLLRPDQGAFGTLYGHLAKANPQVQQLNAGVEAMVIFPGADTYISPAYYPSKAEHGKVVPTWNYLAVHAYGDAECFTDPERLHRLVGELTDRHESGRAQPWSINDAPADYIASMLGAIVGFALPVQRLQGKRKLSQNRDARDIAGVRDGLAASAELNDQQIARLMS, from the coding sequence ATGTACACGCCCGCCGCCTTCAAAGACAACGACACCCCTCGCCTGCACGAGCAAATCGAGCAGACACGGCTGGCCATTCTGGTCACCCATGGCGAAGACGGTCTGCAGGCGACTCATCTGCCGCTGCTATTGCGCCCTGATCAAGGCGCGTTTGGCACGTTGTACGGGCACCTGGCCAAGGCCAATCCGCAGGTGCAGCAGTTGAACGCGGGCGTCGAGGCCATGGTGATCTTTCCCGGCGCCGATACTTACATAAGCCCCGCTTACTACCCGAGCAAGGCGGAGCACGGCAAGGTCGTGCCCACCTGGAATTACCTGGCCGTGCATGCCTATGGCGACGCTGAATGCTTTACTGACCCAGAGCGATTGCACCGCCTGGTCGGCGAGCTGACAGATCGGCACGAGTCGGGCCGCGCTCAGCCGTGGTCCATCAACGATGCACCTGCGGATTACATCGCCAGCATGCTGGGCGCGATTGTCGGGTTTGCCCTGCCCGTGCAACGCCTGCAAGGCAAACGCAAACTCAGCCAGAACCGCGATGCCCGGGACATCGCCGGGGTGCGCGATGGCCTCGCTGCCAGCGCGGAGTTGAATGACCAGCAAATTGCTCGCTTGATGAGCTGA